The following are encoded together in the Cetobacterium ceti genome:
- a CDS encoding RAMP superfamily CRISPR-associated protein: MFNVNENEIKISLEIIPKSPLLIKANDDVQEKGNIIQWNRTVSGKEPFIPGSTLKGMLKDIFYTIWYDYFNLEEDKFKEVLEENYKNDHKVYDYEDYMVEVLKERGEDIFLEKSLKISKLFGAKNLKSRLHIGDASFKDDGKVEKERLKSITPIDRFTGGAVVPLQFEYTCDPFITEIIIKNIEKDELKTLLFAIRDSIDGEVRIGSSKTRGFGEIELAIKNFQYKEFKNSSLTLDSSNFSLDEKKSLKLGDSYLYKVYKLEKSSMENFEILKKVVG, encoded by the coding sequence ATGTTTAATGTTAATGAAAATGAGATAAAAATATCTCTTGAAATCATTCCTAAATCACCCCTTTTAATTAAGGCTAATGATGATGTTCAAGAGAAAGGTAATATTATTCAGTGGAATAGGACTGTTAGTGGTAAAGAGCCATTTATTCCAGGGTCAACTCTTAAAGGTATGTTAAAAGATATTTTTTATACTATTTGGTATGATTACTTTAACTTAGAAGAGGATAAGTTTAAAGAAGTTCTAGAGGAAAATTATAAAAATGATCATAAAGTTTATGATTATGAGGATTATATGGTGGAAGTTTTAAAAGAAAGAGGAGAGGATATTTTTTTAGAGAAATCTTTGAAAATTTCTAAACTTTTTGGAGCTAAAAATCTTAAAAGTAGACTTCACATAGGCGATGCTTCTTTTAAAGACGATGGAAAAGTAGAAAAAGAGAGATTAAAATCAATAACACCTATAGATAGATTTACTGGTGGAGCTGTTGTTCCTTTACAATTTGAATATACTTGTGATCCCTTTATAACAGAGATAATTATTAAAAATATAGAAAAAGATGAATTGAAAACTCTTCTTTTTGCAATAAGAGATAGTATTGATGGTGAGGTTAGAATAGGGTCTTCTAAGACTAGAGGTTTTGGAGAGATTGAACTAGCTATTAAAAATTTTCAATATAAGGAGTTTAAAAATAGCTCTTTAACTTTAGATAGTTCTAATTTCAGTTTAGATGAGAAAAAATCTTTAAAATTAGGAGATAGTTATTTATATAAAGTTTATAAATTAGAGAAAAGCTCCATGGAAAATTTTGAAATTCTAAAGAAAGTGGTAGGGTGA
- a CDS encoding Cas10/Cmr2 second palm domain-containing protein, with the protein MYLVSVETVKIKDFIFNTNKLKTIRGASFLLDYLNQVVVNEILNKNGVKKEDILYVAAGNAKFYCENKEIAQNIEFEIREAYNNFAPDSKLAISYIDSGSEKIWDAMDKLAKETNITKNKGFSKINLDLPFIEKCNICCDNPVQIKKENFNENLEKYVKNFEPYLEKENSKENINEKLKTLNDRYKIAYQIFDNDKVKGICPSCFAKYIAANLIKDDFQGIGFYSEFKKEFKDEFKPVDSLEEYELKKSFIGFMYSDGDSVGEFLKNAKDNFEDENKYKEFIKNFSQILDKYTKSSLIEVLKELREEKKLDEHFGEFLIVGGDDVCAVFPGHIVMEISRRFQKKFNSKMKDYYKTCNFKIKGSNITSSSGVIIAKAKTPMYYLFDQSLILQKNAKKKRYETYENKNVDLKNGFIDFQVIGSEGTVNIGDFRRGVNNLIQRPYSIEKMDFCENIDGLLCLIENLKTSNFPKNKLRMYYDLKCEIEKNPNKSMENLFELINTIVKLDSEQKELILTWIGKENLSNSHEDTLKNILKNIFDVIELYDFVGGSK; encoded by the coding sequence ATGTATTTAGTATCAGTGGAAACTGTTAAAATTAAGGATTTTATTTTTAATACGAATAAATTAAAAACAATAAGAGGGGCTAGTTTTTTATTAGACTATTTAAATCAAGTTGTTGTAAATGAGATTTTAAATAAAAATGGGGTTAAAAAAGAAGATATTCTTTATGTTGCAGCTGGAAATGCTAAATTTTATTGTGAAAATAAAGAAATAGCACAAAATATAGAGTTTGAAATTAGAGAGGCATATAATAATTTTGCTCCTGACTCAAAGTTGGCTATCTCATATATAGATAGCGGAAGTGAAAAAATTTGGGATGCTATGGATAAATTAGCTAAAGAGACTAATATAACTAAAAATAAAGGGTTTTCTAAAATAAATTTAGATTTACCTTTTATTGAAAAATGTAATATTTGTTGTGATAATCCTGTGCAGATTAAAAAAGAAAATTTTAATGAAAATTTAGAAAAATATGTTAAAAATTTTGAACCATATTTGGAAAAAGAAAATTCTAAAGAGAATATAAATGAAAAATTAAAAACTTTAAATGATAGATATAAAATTGCATACCAAATTTTTGATAATGATAAAGTTAAAGGAATTTGTCCATCATGTTTTGCAAAATATATTGCAGCAAATCTTATTAAAGATGATTTCCAAGGAATTGGTTTTTATTCAGAATTTAAAAAAGAATTTAAAGATGAGTTTAAACCTGTGGATAGCTTAGAAGAGTATGAATTAAAGAAATCCTTTATAGGATTTATGTACTCTGATGGAGATTCTGTTGGAGAGTTTTTAAAGAATGCTAAAGATAACTTTGAAGATGAAAATAAATATAAAGAATTTATAAAAAACTTTTCACAAATTTTAGATAAATATACAAAAAGCAGTTTAATTGAAGTTTTAAAAGAGTTAAGAGAGGAAAAAAAACTAGATGAACATTTCGGGGAATTTTTAATTGTCGGTGGAGATGATGTTTGTGCTGTTTTCCCAGGGCATATAGTTATGGAAATTTCAAGAAGATTTCAGAAGAAGTTTAATTCTAAAATGAAAGATTATTATAAAACATGCAATTTTAAAATTAAAGGTAGTAATATAACATCTTCAAGCGGTGTTATTATTGCTAAGGCTAAAACACCTATGTATTATCTTTTCGATCAAAGTCTAATTCTTCAAAAAAATGCAAAGAAAAAAAGATATGAAACATATGAAAATAAAAATGTAGATTTAAAAAATGGATTTATTGATTTTCAAGTTATAGGTTCTGAAGGAACAGTTAATATTGGAGATTTTAGAAGGGGAGTTAATAATCTTATTCAAAGACCATATTCTATTGAAAAAATGGATTTCTGTGAAAATATTGATGGATTACTTTGCTTAATTGAAAATTTAAAAACCTCTAATTTCCCTAAAAATAAATTAAGAATGTACTATGATTTAAAATGTGAAATTGAAAAAAATCCAAATAAATCTATGGAAAATTTATTTGAACTTATTAATACTATTGTAAAACTTGATTCTGAACAAAAAGAATTAATTTTAACTTGGATTGGTAAGGAAAATTTAAGTAACTCTCACGAAGATACATTGAAAAATATTTTAAAGAATATTTTTGATGTAATTGAACTTTATGATTTTGTAGGGGGGAGTAAATAA
- a CDS encoding RAMP superfamily CRISPR-associated protein, producing MNFSQFKNKYIIKGELIVENALHIGSGKVEGDFDSAFIKTGENGYYIPGSSFKGYLRSKVEGLLVGAPFGLKVGMDILNEGDVLGIFGYTSSDISKDDKIKERLNRILGKDFKNFASKIHISDLPIIIKDDIKEVTRDGIKISRKTGATVKGAKFDYNVIEKGNRFDLEITLENIEDYQLEIIMLGLKDILSGDLFGGKLSRGIGKCRLELKTCNFVDSKDKESLKNYIFKGNLKNKDINTLNKITKISL from the coding sequence ATGAATTTTAGTCAATTTAAAAATAAATATATCATTAAAGGAGAGCTTATAGTTGAAAATGCTCTTCATATTGGAAGTGGAAAAGTTGAAGGAGACTTTGATTCAGCTTTTATTAAAACAGGAGAAAATGGTTATTATATTCCAGGTTCATCTTTTAAAGGTTACTTAAGAAGTAAGGTTGAAGGGTTATTAGTTGGTGCACCTTTTGGATTAAAAGTTGGAATGGATATTTTAAATGAAGGAGATGTTTTGGGAATATTTGGTTATACAAGTTCTGATATTTCAAAAGATGATAAGATTAAAGAAAGATTAAATAGAATATTAGGAAAAGATTTTAAAAATTTTGCTTCTAAAATTCATATATCTGATTTACCAATTATTATTAAAGATGACATTAAGGAAGTTACTAGAGATGGAATTAAAATATCTAGAAAAACAGGAGCAACTGTAAAAGGAGCTAAATTTGACTATAATGTTATTGAAAAAGGAAATAGGTTTGATTTAGAAATAACATTAGAAAATATAGAAGATTATCAATTGGAAATTATTATGTTGGGATTAAAAGATATTCTTTCAGGAGATTTATTTGGTGGGAAACTCTCTAGAGGTATTGGAAAATGCAGATTAGAATTAAAAACTTGTAATTTTGTAGATTCAAAAGATAAAGAATCTTTAAAAAATTATATATTTAAAGGGAACTTAAAAAATAAAGATATAAATACTCTTAATAAAATAACAAAAATATCACTATAG
- a CDS encoding RAMP superfamily CRISPR-associated protein, whose product MIIKYSVTLNTPAMTGKDGIIGKDLDIITKVDNYGLPYFSASQVKGILKEKVALFSTALNFNFPIKKYFGEEGKVESGMRFSPLTIDSKKYLKYKEFLTDDRSGIRINKASKTTSEGSLFSYEFIRNRLEFNGEIEIFYPLQGENLKFFKSCLERIDTIGGLKSRGLGKVTFKVVETITNNDNLKKKLDIREFKEYSYTLKPMENLILKSQEIGNEITTNNYIHGGTIRGALISLLDREFNVDIEVLIRNLKVSQGLPKDHFVALASIFQSKYPIKNEKTVRVNKLLFKNYEDKVDGKEVKFERYGSPFVNRDFEKLVINKQSEINIAIDSKSRTSEEGKIFNKEILLAKDMEFTGKIFLSEDIVKNLSNRYIYIGKNKSKGFGKCLITFEPVNTKKEKVDIDKLEKLSKEIGSDKKYFTIDFNSDMILPFIDTISIGDKIKELLNLESVVWEESKSFINIISIGGYNQLNKIRKATEFAIGKGGVLTFSTSEFTNILIEKLNFIQKKGVGSRKNEGFGDVEISSKNHLEVK is encoded by the coding sequence ATGATAATAAAATATAGTGTTACTTTAAATACACCAGCAATGACAGGGAAAGATGGAATAATTGGTAAGGATTTAGATATAATTACAAAGGTTGATAATTATGGACTTCCATATTTTAGTGCCTCTCAAGTTAAAGGTATTTTAAAAGAAAAGGTAGCTTTATTTTCTACAGCTTTAAACTTTAATTTTCCTATAAAAAAATATTTTGGAGAAGAGGGAAAGGTTGAATCTGGTATGAGATTTTCTCCTTTAACAATAGATTCTAAAAAATACTTAAAGTATAAAGAGTTTTTAACTGATGATAGATCAGGGATTAGAATAAATAAAGCTAGTAAAACTACTAGTGAAGGGTCTTTATTTTCCTATGAATTTATTAGAAATAGATTAGAATTTAATGGAGAGATTGAAATATTTTATCCTCTTCAAGGGGAAAATTTAAAGTTTTTTAAAAGTTGTTTAGAAAGAATAGATACCATTGGTGGTTTAAAGTCAAGAGGGTTGGGAAAAGTTACATTTAAAGTGGTAGAAACTATTACAAATAATGATAATTTAAAGAAAAAGTTAGATATAAGAGAGTTTAAAGAATATAGCTATACTTTGAAGCCTATGGAAAATCTGATCTTAAAAAGTCAGGAAATTGGGAATGAAATTACAACTAACAATTATATTCATGGGGGAACTATAAGAGGAGCTCTTATTTCTCTTTTAGATAGAGAATTTAATGTAGATATAGAAGTACTTATTAGAAATTTAAAAGTAAGTCAAGGACTACCTAAAGATCATTTTGTAGCCTTAGCCTCTATTTTTCAAAGTAAATACCCTATAAAAAATGAGAAAACAGTTCGTGTTAACAAATTATTATTTAAAAATTATGAAGATAAAGTTGATGGGAAAGAGGTTAAATTTGAAAGATATGGATCTCCTTTTGTAAATAGAGATTTTGAAAAATTAGTTATAAATAAGCAAAGTGAAATAAATATTGCAATTGATAGTAAAAGTAGAACTTCTGAAGAAGGAAAAATATTCAATAAAGAGATTCTTTTGGCTAAGGATATGGAATTTACAGGGAAAATATTTTTAAGTGAGGATATTGTTAAAAATCTTTCAAATAGATATATTTATATTGGAAAAAATAAGAGTAAAGGATTTGGAAAATGTTTAATAACTTTTGAACCTGTAAATACTAAGAAAGAGAAAGTGGATATTGATAAACTTGAAAAATTATCAAAGGAAATAGGAAGTGATAAAAAGTACTTTACAATAGATTTTAACTCAGATATGATTTTACCTTTTATAGATACAATATCTATTGGTGATAAAATCAAAGAACTTTTAAACTTAGAATCAGTTGTATGGGAAGAAAGTAAAAGTTTTATTAATATAATTTCAATTGGAGGATATAATCAATTAAATAAAATTAGAAAAGCTACAGAGTTTGCCATTGGAAAAGGAGGAGTATTAACTTTTTCAACTTCTGAATTTACTAATATCTTAATTGAAAAATTAAATTTTATTCAAAAGAAAGGAGTAGGAAGTAGAAAAAATGAGGGGTTTGGAGATGTTGAAATAAGTAGTAAAAACCATTTGGAGGTAAAATAA